In Fundidesulfovibrio soli, the sequence AGAACCGGGAGGACTGGCCCGGCAAGTTCCACCCCATCGGCTGGGTCTACGGTGAAATCACGCGCAAGCTGGCCCGCTACGAGACCGTGCGCGTCATCGTGGACGACGCAGCGCAGGAGGCCAAGGCCCGCCGCGTGCTGGAGAAGGTGGACGCCAACCTGAAGAACGTGCGCTTCCACCACATCCCCACGGACCGTGGCTGGACCCGCGACATGCTCCCCGCCTTCACCGTGGACGCGGCGCGCGCCAACGCCAGGGCGGTCTGCTTCGGCTTCACCGGCTGGGCCAAGTACCCCAACCACCTGCTGGACGCCCAGGTGGCCCAGGCCGTGGCCCGTGAACTGGGCCTGGAGGCAGCCGCACCCGAGCGGGACGGCAGGCGCGTGGTGCTGGAGGGCGGCGGCATCGACTGCAACGGCCAGGGGGCCATGCTCACCACCGAGGAATGCTTTCTGGACCCCATCACCCAGACCCGCAATCCGGGCATGAACGCGGCCCAGTACGAGGCCGTGTTCCGCGAGCACCTGGGCGTCACGCAGGTGATCTGGCTGGGCCAGGGCATCGCGGGCGACGACACCCACGGCCACGTGGACGACCTCTGCCGCTTCGTGGCGCGGGACAAGGTCCTGCTCTGCAAGGAGAACGACCCGGCCGACGCCAACTACCGCATCCTGGAGGAGAACAGGGAGCGCCTGGAAGGCGTGCGCCTGGAGGACGGCTCCAAGCTGGAAGTCGTGCCCCTGCCCATGCCCGAGCCCCTGTATTTCGATGGCGTGCGTGTGCCCGCCAGCTACGCCAACTTCTACATCGCCAACGGCACCGTGCTGGTGCCCACCTTCAACGACCCGCAGGACCGCACCGCCCTGGGCATCATCGCGGAGTGTTTCCCGGACCGCGCGGTCACGGGCATCCACGCGGTGGACCTGGTCTGGGGCTTCGGCACCCTGCACTGCCTCACCCACGAGCAGCCAGCGGCTGGCAAGCACAAATAGAAAAGGGGGGCCTCGGCCCCCCTTCTTCGTTTCCGGCGTCGAATGAGATCAACGCTCGTCCAGCAGGGCCGCGCGCCCGGCCATGCCGGCCAGCTCCACGGCGACCTCGCGCATATTGTAGTAATAGCTGAAGAAGCGCATCACCACCTCCAGCGTATAGCCGGGCAGCACCCGCTCCATGCGCAGGCGGGAGAGGGCGTCCTCGGCCTCGGCTATGGCCCGGAGCACGTCGTCCACAGGGCCGGGGTGCCTGTCCGCACCGATGGCCAGGGCCAGGCGGGTCATAGCCGTGATGGTGGTCTGGGCCAGCAGGTCCATCTCCCGGGCCACGAAACCGTGCAGCTCCTCCAGCTCGTCGTGGTGTACGGCGTGCTCCATGGAGAGCAGATGCTCGGCGATGCGCTCCGTGAAGTTGAAGAGCGAGACCGTGATCTGCTCGCGCACGGCCAACCCGGCGGGCTCACGCTTGGCCTCCTCCAGCAGGAGGTGGTTGCGCTCGCGGGTCTTCTCCAACTTGGCGATGGCGGCGGCCTCCTCGCCGGGGTCGCAATCCTGCCCGCGACGGCAGGAGAGCAGGATGGAGTACAGCGCGGCCTCGTCGTGCAGGGCGCTCACCACGCCCGCCTTGAGCTGCCTTCCCGCGCGGGAGGGCCAGACGAAGGCCGTGAAGAACAGCGCCACGCACACGCCCACCGTGATCTCGAAGAAGCGCGCGGAGGCCACCCAGGCGATGGAGTGGCCCTGGTTGCCCATGAGGATGACGATGGCGGCGGTCATTCCGGCCATGCGGAAGGACTCGTGCAGGTGGATGAAATAGGCGCAGACCAGGATGCACAGGCCCGTCTCCAGCCCGAGCGCCGCGGGGTGGGTGCCGAGAAGGCCCAGTGCCAGCGCGCCCATGATGGCGCCCAGGGCCGTGCCCATGATGCGGTTCAGCCCGGCGCGCAGCGAGCCGCCCAGGTTGGTCTGCATGACCACGATGACGCTGACCACGGCCCAGTAG encodes:
- a CDS encoding agmatine deiminase family protein, whose amino-acid sequence is MTASSPAADAFRLPAEWEPHAATWLAWPKNREDWPGKFHPIGWVYGEITRKLARYETVRVIVDDAAQEAKARRVLEKVDANLKNVRFHHIPTDRGWTRDMLPAFTVDAARANARAVCFGFTGWAKYPNHLLDAQVAQAVARELGLEAAAPERDGRRVVLEGGGIDCNGQGAMLTTEECFLDPITQTRNPGMNAAQYEAVFREHLGVTQVIWLGQGIAGDDTHGHVDDLCRFVARDKVLLCKENDPADANYRILEENRERLEGVRLEDGSKLEVVPLPMPEPLYFDGVRVPASYANFYIANGTVLVPTFNDPQDRTALGIIAECFPDRAVTGIHAVDLVWGFGTLHCLTHEQPAAGKHK
- a CDS encoding FUSC family protein produces the protein MKLPIPNQSHFRHGLKTAGAAVSAYAITELLNLPQGYWAVVSVIVVMQTNLGGSLRAGLNRIMGTALGAIMGALALGLLGTHPAALGLETGLCILVCAYFIHLHESFRMAGMTAAIVILMGNQGHSIAWVASARFFEITVGVCVALFFTAFVWPSRAGRQLKAGVVSALHDEAALYSILLSCRRGQDCDPGEEAAAIAKLEKTRERNHLLLEEAKREPAGLAVREQITVSLFNFTERIAEHLLSMEHAVHHDELEELHGFVAREMDLLAQTTITAMTRLALAIGADRHPGPVDDVLRAIAEAEDALSRLRMERVLPGYTLEVVMRFFSYYYNMREVAVELAGMAGRAALLDER